In Desulfomonile tiedjei DSM 6799, a genomic segment contains:
- a CDS encoding DUF1615 family protein, protein MIPHTPLDNSSYAHGWSRIGFIILLFSLFVLCNVPEASEISVLPDQEENTAKSGPDNTVDQKNTAIPDEKTAALLRTRQEQLLLYDPAIEEEERLMESTVQLLDRDSAVRWLSSFVSARPLNCPVHSQQKWVEAILDAVERNRLPLCKEILALTATLISIESSFQVDPVAIDSSKGEDMASVLERAEAEFFQKFGPLLSIPPVPQLYALYKEKYYPRLCACRTEGDVEVLAKEIAEELKKDAERLPGVIRNAIYKELDKLANVVRTKGSMQLNFNRARTVMRERGEQFTDAELTKYMYTMKGGIDVGVAALRPMFVQYSGRYGSPGNLSWMFFVGMDYHYGPFSSRNMMEQVRIRDLSGRKIAVDGDFLRYDDSGNPVGKDSETMAAVLSIVPPSMRGEVLKSLLLEKDQQYIYTNVHRAIRDTHRENFGETPFAVIGELWMGESAQVKHGGNWKTRSYLNKLDKYLNSIPWDN, encoded by the coding sequence ATGATTCCGCACACACCCCTCGATAACTCATCTTATGCGCACGGCTGGAGCAGAATTGGCTTTATCATTCTGCTCTTCAGCTTGTTTGTCCTGTGCAATGTTCCCGAAGCCAGCGAAATCTCGGTCCTTCCGGATCAGGAAGAAAACACGGCAAAATCCGGCCCGGACAATACGGTAGATCAAAAAAACACTGCAATTCCCGATGAGAAGACTGCGGCGCTGCTTCGCACGCGGCAGGAGCAACTCTTGCTCTACGATCCGGCGATCGAAGAAGAAGAGCGGCTTATGGAATCGACAGTCCAGCTTCTGGATCGGGATTCTGCGGTGCGTTGGCTGTCATCCTTTGTGTCTGCCAGGCCGCTCAACTGCCCTGTACACTCGCAACAGAAATGGGTTGAGGCAATACTGGATGCCGTAGAGAGAAACCGACTGCCCCTGTGCAAAGAAATTCTTGCGCTCACTGCAACCCTGATCTCGATTGAAAGCAGCTTTCAGGTGGATCCCGTTGCCATCGATTCGTCCAAAGGTGAAGACATGGCAAGCGTCCTGGAAAGAGCGGAAGCAGAATTCTTTCAGAAATTCGGGCCTCTTCTATCCATACCTCCGGTGCCTCAGCTCTACGCGTTGTACAAGGAGAAGTATTACCCCAGGCTTTGTGCATGCCGCACAGAAGGAGACGTGGAAGTCCTGGCAAAAGAAATTGCCGAGGAGCTCAAAAAAGATGCCGAGCGGTTGCCCGGAGTGATTCGCAACGCGATCTACAAGGAGTTGGACAAACTCGCTAATGTGGTACGCACCAAAGGCTCCATGCAACTGAATTTCAACAGAGCCCGAACGGTCATGCGGGAACGGGGTGAACAGTTCACGGATGCGGAACTCACAAAGTATATGTACACCATGAAAGGCGGCATCGACGTTGGTGTGGCAGCATTGAGGCCTATGTTCGTACAGTACTCGGGAAGGTACGGATCTCCTGGGAATCTTTCATGGATGTTCTTCGTGGGAATGGACTATCATTACGGTCCTTTTTCCAGCAGAAACATGATGGAGCAAGTCAGGATCAGGGACCTTTCAGGACGCAAGATCGCTGTTGACGGCGATTTTCTACGATATGACGATTCAGGGAACCCTGTCGGAAAAGACTCCGAGACAATGGCAGCCGTGCTTTCCATTGTTCCTCCATCAATGCGAGGTGAAGTGCTGAAATCGCTTCTCCTCGAAAAAGATCAGCAGTACATCTATACGAACGTGCACAGGGCCATCCGTGACACTCACCGGGAGAATTTCGGAGAAACACCCTTTGCCGTTATCGGTGAGCTTTGGATGGGGGAATCTGCTCAGGTGAAACATGGCGGAAACTGGAAAACACGTTCGTATTTGAATAAGCTCGACAAATATCTCAATTCCATTCCCTGGGATAATTAA